Proteins from a genomic interval of Diprion similis isolate iyDipSimi1 chromosome 10, iyDipSimi1.1, whole genome shotgun sequence:
- the LOC124411024 gene encoding inactive dipeptidyl peptidase 10 isoform X2, which translates to MNASVNVERNSWRLPPDETVQVADPRSKSAQDLTYAEGGHNWRSIVFSLLVIGFVIAGIVTAIYLLGYVDELLYWSGKRLTLEECLRGDLTPHRLPPAWLSHDKFVFQADDGSLALLDTSNNSVSLLVSNHTLRQLNVQGYQCSSDLRYVLFKHNVKPVFRHSFTAHYTVYDVTNDHHTPLRLHASPRVQQTRLQFAAWLGNTTSLLMISDNDIYLRATPSAGEDTRLTDTGIPGVVYNGVPDWLYQEEVLPRSEVVWPSPSGSHILFASFNDTRVSAFQFPWFGTPVGQDGSDAGPLSSSRQRTFPPSRSVRYPTPGSPNPEVDLWLVDLANATAMNATNTTVAKTRLKPPPIFDGQEYYLISAGWVGNDATQISVVWMTRSQNLSVVSGCHAPNWNCEETHSERAPEGQWLDAQPHPVFAPDGDSFLLLASVQEGSQEHFTHIKHVTLTQQRIAVISHGRYEVSQILAWDTQAHLVYYLGTRERRPGQRHLYVVQDPTTEEPRRLEPLCVTCDLGGVLWSSRVYYTNCTHFGGSVSPFSESGGQGFYVLHCEGPGLPLAGVHSVITHKMVRVLYDARVQRADKLSQLALPTRKSFEIPLPQGWKAQVQLLLPPSWREELRDAAFPVLVEVNGRPGSEAVTDRFGIDWGTYMSSHNDVVYVRLDVRGARGQGKRALFRRIGGVEVQDQLTVLRHLLDTFKYLDETRVGVWGWGYGGYVTAMVLGSQQNVFKCGVAVSPIADWLYYNSAFTERVLGAPSENYKGYVEADLTQRARLVPSHSLYLLHGLADLTAPYTHGVAFAKALSEAGVIFRYQSYADEDHDLTGVIEHAYRSMEDFLAECLTLDPS; encoded by the exons GACCTGACTTACGCCGAGGGTGGGCACAACTGGAGGAGCatcgttttctctcttctGGTTATCGGCTTCGTCATAGCAGGCATCGTAACCGCCATTTACCTCCTCGG GTACGTTGACGAGCTTCTCTACTGGAGCGGGAAGCGTTTGACACTAGAAGAGTGCCTGCGTGGTGATCTGACGCCACACCGTCTACCGCCAGCCTGGTTGTCGCACGACAAGTTTGTCTTCCAAGCGGACGACGGTTCCCTGGCGCTTCTGGACACCTCAAACAACTCCGTGTCGCTATTGGTCTCAAATCACACCCTC AGGCAGCTCAATGTCCAAGGCTACCAGTGCAGCTCTGACCTTCGTTATGTGCTGTTCAAGCACAATGTCAAACCG GTCTTTCGACACAGCTTCACCGCACATTACACCGTTTACGACGTCACCAACGA CCACCACACGCCTTTACGTCTCCACGCGTCACCAAGGGTGCAGCAAACGAGGTTGCAGTTCGCAGCTTGGCTCGGTAACACGACATCATTGTTGATGATATCGGACAACGACATATACTTAAGAGCGACGCCGTCGGCCGGTGAGGACACACGTCTGACGGACACTGGGATACCTGGTGTTGTCTACAACGGAGTGCCGGACTGGCTCTACCAGGAAGAGGTGCTGCCGAGGTCAGAAGTTGTCTGGCCGAGCCCGAGCGGCTCTCACATTCTCTTCGCATCGTTCAATGACACCAGGGTATCGGCTTTCCAATTTCCCTGGTTTGGAACTCCCGTTGGTCAGGACGGTTCTGACGCCGGCCCCCTCTCATCGTCCAGACAAAGGACTTTCCCTCCCTCGAGATCTGTCCGGTATCCGACGCCTGGATCGCCCAATCCTGAAGTCGACCTGTGGCTCGTCGACCTCGCCAACGCGACTGCCATGAACGCTACCAACACCACAGTCGCCAAAACGAGGCTGAAGCCTCCACCGATCTTTGACGGACA GGAATACTACCTCATATCGGCTGGTTGGGTGGGGAACGACGCGACGCAAATATCTGTAGTATGGATGACGCGGTCCCAGAACCTCTCAGTAGTCTCGGGATGTCACGCACCGAATTGGAACTGCGAGGAGACGCACTCAGAGCGAGCACCGGAAGGGCAGTGGTTAGACGCCCAACCACATCCGGTTTTCGCCCCGGATGGTGACAGCTTCTTGCTCCTAGCCTCTGTTCAGGAGGGCAGTCAGGAACACTTCACACACATTAAACACGTGACTTTGACCCAGCAGAGGATAGCAGTTATATCCCACGGCCGTTACGAG GTCAGCCAAATCCTCGCCTGGGACACTCAGGCTCATCTTGTCTACTACCTGGGAACGCGAGAGCGAAGGCCAGGTCAAAGGCATCTTTACGTTGTTCAGGACCCGACAACGGAAGAACCAAGGCGATTGGAACCGTTGTGCGTGACATGCGACCTCGGCGGTGTTTTGTGGAGCAGTAG AGTTTACTACACCAATTGCACACACTTCGGAGGCTCCGTTAGCCCATTCTCAGAGAGCGGTGGCCAGGGGTTTTACGTCCTGCACTGCGAGGGTCCCGGGCTTCCATTGGCCGGTGTTCACTCGGTCATAACCCACAAAATGGTCAGGGTGCTTTACGACGCCAGGGTACAACGGGCAGATAAGCTTTCACAACTCGCGCTGCCAACACGTAAGAGTTTCGAG ATCCCACTTCCCCAAGGCTGGAAAGCGCAGGTCCAGTTGCTGCTGCCTCCATCATGGCGAGAGGAGCTTCGGGACGCAGCATTTCCTGTGTTGGTGGAAGTGAATGGTCGACCAGGTAGCGAGGCGGTGACCGATAGGTTCGGTATAGACTGGGGGACGTACATGTCCAGCCACAACGACGTGGTCTACGTTAGACTCGATGTCCGGGGTGCCAGGGGTCAAGGAAAGCGAGCCTTATTCAGGAGGATCGGTGGCGTTGAGGTCCAGGACCAGCTCACCGTCCTCAGGCACCTTCTCGACACCTTCAAGTATCTCGATGAGACCAGAGTCGGAGTCTGGGGCTGGGGTTATGGCGGATATGTAACTGCCATGGTCCTTGGTAGCCAGCAAAACGTGTTCAAATGCGGAGTCGCGGTTAGCCCTATCGCCGACTGGCTTTACTACA ATTCCGCTTTTACGGAACGAGTCCTTGGCGCACCTTCCGAAAATTACAAAGGTTACGTCGAGGCTGATCTCACTCAGAGGGCCCGACTGGTCCCGAGTCACAGTCTCTACCTTCTCCATGGTTTGGCTGACCTCACTGCTCCTTACACACACGGCGTTGCATTTGCTAAAGCTTTGTCAGAGGCTGGAGTGATCTTCAGGTATCAG AGTTACGCGGATGAGGATCACGACTTGACGGGAGTAATCGAGCACGCCTACCGTTCCATGGAGGACTTTCTCGCCGAGTGCCTCACCCTGGATCCCTCCTAG
- the LOC124411024 gene encoding inactive dipeptidyl peptidase 10 isoform X1, producing the protein MNASVNVERNSWRLPPDETVQVADPRSKSAQVKEDLTYAEGGHNWRSIVFSLLVIGFVIAGIVTAIYLLGYVDELLYWSGKRLTLEECLRGDLTPHRLPPAWLSHDKFVFQADDGSLALLDTSNNSVSLLVSNHTLRQLNVQGYQCSSDLRYVLFKHNVKPVFRHSFTAHYTVYDVTNDHHTPLRLHASPRVQQTRLQFAAWLGNTTSLLMISDNDIYLRATPSAGEDTRLTDTGIPGVVYNGVPDWLYQEEVLPRSEVVWPSPSGSHILFASFNDTRVSAFQFPWFGTPVGQDGSDAGPLSSSRQRTFPPSRSVRYPTPGSPNPEVDLWLVDLANATAMNATNTTVAKTRLKPPPIFDGQEYYLISAGWVGNDATQISVVWMTRSQNLSVVSGCHAPNWNCEETHSERAPEGQWLDAQPHPVFAPDGDSFLLLASVQEGSQEHFTHIKHVTLTQQRIAVISHGRYEVSQILAWDTQAHLVYYLGTRERRPGQRHLYVVQDPTTEEPRRLEPLCVTCDLGGVLWSSRVYYTNCTHFGGSVSPFSESGGQGFYVLHCEGPGLPLAGVHSVITHKMVRVLYDARVQRADKLSQLALPTRKSFEIPLPQGWKAQVQLLLPPSWREELRDAAFPVLVEVNGRPGSEAVTDRFGIDWGTYMSSHNDVVYVRLDVRGARGQGKRALFRRIGGVEVQDQLTVLRHLLDTFKYLDETRVGVWGWGYGGYVTAMVLGSQQNVFKCGVAVSPIADWLYYNSAFTERVLGAPSENYKGYVEADLTQRARLVPSHSLYLLHGLADLTAPYTHGVAFAKALSEAGVIFRYQSYADEDHDLTGVIEHAYRSMEDFLAECLTLDPS; encoded by the exons GACCTGACTTACGCCGAGGGTGGGCACAACTGGAGGAGCatcgttttctctcttctGGTTATCGGCTTCGTCATAGCAGGCATCGTAACCGCCATTTACCTCCTCGG GTACGTTGACGAGCTTCTCTACTGGAGCGGGAAGCGTTTGACACTAGAAGAGTGCCTGCGTGGTGATCTGACGCCACACCGTCTACCGCCAGCCTGGTTGTCGCACGACAAGTTTGTCTTCCAAGCGGACGACGGTTCCCTGGCGCTTCTGGACACCTCAAACAACTCCGTGTCGCTATTGGTCTCAAATCACACCCTC AGGCAGCTCAATGTCCAAGGCTACCAGTGCAGCTCTGACCTTCGTTATGTGCTGTTCAAGCACAATGTCAAACCG GTCTTTCGACACAGCTTCACCGCACATTACACCGTTTACGACGTCACCAACGA CCACCACACGCCTTTACGTCTCCACGCGTCACCAAGGGTGCAGCAAACGAGGTTGCAGTTCGCAGCTTGGCTCGGTAACACGACATCATTGTTGATGATATCGGACAACGACATATACTTAAGAGCGACGCCGTCGGCCGGTGAGGACACACGTCTGACGGACACTGGGATACCTGGTGTTGTCTACAACGGAGTGCCGGACTGGCTCTACCAGGAAGAGGTGCTGCCGAGGTCAGAAGTTGTCTGGCCGAGCCCGAGCGGCTCTCACATTCTCTTCGCATCGTTCAATGACACCAGGGTATCGGCTTTCCAATTTCCCTGGTTTGGAACTCCCGTTGGTCAGGACGGTTCTGACGCCGGCCCCCTCTCATCGTCCAGACAAAGGACTTTCCCTCCCTCGAGATCTGTCCGGTATCCGACGCCTGGATCGCCCAATCCTGAAGTCGACCTGTGGCTCGTCGACCTCGCCAACGCGACTGCCATGAACGCTACCAACACCACAGTCGCCAAAACGAGGCTGAAGCCTCCACCGATCTTTGACGGACA GGAATACTACCTCATATCGGCTGGTTGGGTGGGGAACGACGCGACGCAAATATCTGTAGTATGGATGACGCGGTCCCAGAACCTCTCAGTAGTCTCGGGATGTCACGCACCGAATTGGAACTGCGAGGAGACGCACTCAGAGCGAGCACCGGAAGGGCAGTGGTTAGACGCCCAACCACATCCGGTTTTCGCCCCGGATGGTGACAGCTTCTTGCTCCTAGCCTCTGTTCAGGAGGGCAGTCAGGAACACTTCACACACATTAAACACGTGACTTTGACCCAGCAGAGGATAGCAGTTATATCCCACGGCCGTTACGAG GTCAGCCAAATCCTCGCCTGGGACACTCAGGCTCATCTTGTCTACTACCTGGGAACGCGAGAGCGAAGGCCAGGTCAAAGGCATCTTTACGTTGTTCAGGACCCGACAACGGAAGAACCAAGGCGATTGGAACCGTTGTGCGTGACATGCGACCTCGGCGGTGTTTTGTGGAGCAGTAG AGTTTACTACACCAATTGCACACACTTCGGAGGCTCCGTTAGCCCATTCTCAGAGAGCGGTGGCCAGGGGTTTTACGTCCTGCACTGCGAGGGTCCCGGGCTTCCATTGGCCGGTGTTCACTCGGTCATAACCCACAAAATGGTCAGGGTGCTTTACGACGCCAGGGTACAACGGGCAGATAAGCTTTCACAACTCGCGCTGCCAACACGTAAGAGTTTCGAG ATCCCACTTCCCCAAGGCTGGAAAGCGCAGGTCCAGTTGCTGCTGCCTCCATCATGGCGAGAGGAGCTTCGGGACGCAGCATTTCCTGTGTTGGTGGAAGTGAATGGTCGACCAGGTAGCGAGGCGGTGACCGATAGGTTCGGTATAGACTGGGGGACGTACATGTCCAGCCACAACGACGTGGTCTACGTTAGACTCGATGTCCGGGGTGCCAGGGGTCAAGGAAAGCGAGCCTTATTCAGGAGGATCGGTGGCGTTGAGGTCCAGGACCAGCTCACCGTCCTCAGGCACCTTCTCGACACCTTCAAGTATCTCGATGAGACCAGAGTCGGAGTCTGGGGCTGGGGTTATGGCGGATATGTAACTGCCATGGTCCTTGGTAGCCAGCAAAACGTGTTCAAATGCGGAGTCGCGGTTAGCCCTATCGCCGACTGGCTTTACTACA ATTCCGCTTTTACGGAACGAGTCCTTGGCGCACCTTCCGAAAATTACAAAGGTTACGTCGAGGCTGATCTCACTCAGAGGGCCCGACTGGTCCCGAGTCACAGTCTCTACCTTCTCCATGGTTTGGCTGACCTCACTGCTCCTTACACACACGGCGTTGCATTTGCTAAAGCTTTGTCAGAGGCTGGAGTGATCTTCAGGTATCAG AGTTACGCGGATGAGGATCACGACTTGACGGGAGTAATCGAGCACGCCTACCGTTCCATGGAGGACTTTCTCGCCGAGTGCCTCACCCTGGATCCCTCCTAG
- the LOC124411024 gene encoding inactive dipeptidyl peptidase 10 isoform X3, with amino-acid sequence MAFCNAVCNWDLTYAEGGHNWRSIVFSLLVIGFVIAGIVTAIYLLGYVDELLYWSGKRLTLEECLRGDLTPHRLPPAWLSHDKFVFQADDGSLALLDTSNNSVSLLVSNHTLRQLNVQGYQCSSDLRYVLFKHNVKPVFRHSFTAHYTVYDVTNDHHTPLRLHASPRVQQTRLQFAAWLGNTTSLLMISDNDIYLRATPSAGEDTRLTDTGIPGVVYNGVPDWLYQEEVLPRSEVVWPSPSGSHILFASFNDTRVSAFQFPWFGTPVGQDGSDAGPLSSSRQRTFPPSRSVRYPTPGSPNPEVDLWLVDLANATAMNATNTTVAKTRLKPPPIFDGQEYYLISAGWVGNDATQISVVWMTRSQNLSVVSGCHAPNWNCEETHSERAPEGQWLDAQPHPVFAPDGDSFLLLASVQEGSQEHFTHIKHVTLTQQRIAVISHGRYEVSQILAWDTQAHLVYYLGTRERRPGQRHLYVVQDPTTEEPRRLEPLCVTCDLGGVLWSSRVYYTNCTHFGGSVSPFSESGGQGFYVLHCEGPGLPLAGVHSVITHKMVRVLYDARVQRADKLSQLALPTRKSFEIPLPQGWKAQVQLLLPPSWREELRDAAFPVLVEVNGRPGSEAVTDRFGIDWGTYMSSHNDVVYVRLDVRGARGQGKRALFRRIGGVEVQDQLTVLRHLLDTFKYLDETRVGVWGWGYGGYVTAMVLGSQQNVFKCGVAVSPIADWLYYNSAFTERVLGAPSENYKGYVEADLTQRARLVPSHSLYLLHGLADLTAPYTHGVAFAKALSEAGVIFRYQSYADEDHDLTGVIEHAYRSMEDFLAECLTLDPS; translated from the exons ATGGCCTTTTGCAACGCCGTCTGCAACTGG GACCTGACTTACGCCGAGGGTGGGCACAACTGGAGGAGCatcgttttctctcttctGGTTATCGGCTTCGTCATAGCAGGCATCGTAACCGCCATTTACCTCCTCGG GTACGTTGACGAGCTTCTCTACTGGAGCGGGAAGCGTTTGACACTAGAAGAGTGCCTGCGTGGTGATCTGACGCCACACCGTCTACCGCCAGCCTGGTTGTCGCACGACAAGTTTGTCTTCCAAGCGGACGACGGTTCCCTGGCGCTTCTGGACACCTCAAACAACTCCGTGTCGCTATTGGTCTCAAATCACACCCTC AGGCAGCTCAATGTCCAAGGCTACCAGTGCAGCTCTGACCTTCGTTATGTGCTGTTCAAGCACAATGTCAAACCG GTCTTTCGACACAGCTTCACCGCACATTACACCGTTTACGACGTCACCAACGA CCACCACACGCCTTTACGTCTCCACGCGTCACCAAGGGTGCAGCAAACGAGGTTGCAGTTCGCAGCTTGGCTCGGTAACACGACATCATTGTTGATGATATCGGACAACGACATATACTTAAGAGCGACGCCGTCGGCCGGTGAGGACACACGTCTGACGGACACTGGGATACCTGGTGTTGTCTACAACGGAGTGCCGGACTGGCTCTACCAGGAAGAGGTGCTGCCGAGGTCAGAAGTTGTCTGGCCGAGCCCGAGCGGCTCTCACATTCTCTTCGCATCGTTCAATGACACCAGGGTATCGGCTTTCCAATTTCCCTGGTTTGGAACTCCCGTTGGTCAGGACGGTTCTGACGCCGGCCCCCTCTCATCGTCCAGACAAAGGACTTTCCCTCCCTCGAGATCTGTCCGGTATCCGACGCCTGGATCGCCCAATCCTGAAGTCGACCTGTGGCTCGTCGACCTCGCCAACGCGACTGCCATGAACGCTACCAACACCACAGTCGCCAAAACGAGGCTGAAGCCTCCACCGATCTTTGACGGACA GGAATACTACCTCATATCGGCTGGTTGGGTGGGGAACGACGCGACGCAAATATCTGTAGTATGGATGACGCGGTCCCAGAACCTCTCAGTAGTCTCGGGATGTCACGCACCGAATTGGAACTGCGAGGAGACGCACTCAGAGCGAGCACCGGAAGGGCAGTGGTTAGACGCCCAACCACATCCGGTTTTCGCCCCGGATGGTGACAGCTTCTTGCTCCTAGCCTCTGTTCAGGAGGGCAGTCAGGAACACTTCACACACATTAAACACGTGACTTTGACCCAGCAGAGGATAGCAGTTATATCCCACGGCCGTTACGAG GTCAGCCAAATCCTCGCCTGGGACACTCAGGCTCATCTTGTCTACTACCTGGGAACGCGAGAGCGAAGGCCAGGTCAAAGGCATCTTTACGTTGTTCAGGACCCGACAACGGAAGAACCAAGGCGATTGGAACCGTTGTGCGTGACATGCGACCTCGGCGGTGTTTTGTGGAGCAGTAG AGTTTACTACACCAATTGCACACACTTCGGAGGCTCCGTTAGCCCATTCTCAGAGAGCGGTGGCCAGGGGTTTTACGTCCTGCACTGCGAGGGTCCCGGGCTTCCATTGGCCGGTGTTCACTCGGTCATAACCCACAAAATGGTCAGGGTGCTTTACGACGCCAGGGTACAACGGGCAGATAAGCTTTCACAACTCGCGCTGCCAACACGTAAGAGTTTCGAG ATCCCACTTCCCCAAGGCTGGAAAGCGCAGGTCCAGTTGCTGCTGCCTCCATCATGGCGAGAGGAGCTTCGGGACGCAGCATTTCCTGTGTTGGTGGAAGTGAATGGTCGACCAGGTAGCGAGGCGGTGACCGATAGGTTCGGTATAGACTGGGGGACGTACATGTCCAGCCACAACGACGTGGTCTACGTTAGACTCGATGTCCGGGGTGCCAGGGGTCAAGGAAAGCGAGCCTTATTCAGGAGGATCGGTGGCGTTGAGGTCCAGGACCAGCTCACCGTCCTCAGGCACCTTCTCGACACCTTCAAGTATCTCGATGAGACCAGAGTCGGAGTCTGGGGCTGGGGTTATGGCGGATATGTAACTGCCATGGTCCTTGGTAGCCAGCAAAACGTGTTCAAATGCGGAGTCGCGGTTAGCCCTATCGCCGACTGGCTTTACTACA ATTCCGCTTTTACGGAACGAGTCCTTGGCGCACCTTCCGAAAATTACAAAGGTTACGTCGAGGCTGATCTCACTCAGAGGGCCCGACTGGTCCCGAGTCACAGTCTCTACCTTCTCCATGGTTTGGCTGACCTCACTGCTCCTTACACACACGGCGTTGCATTTGCTAAAGCTTTGTCAGAGGCTGGAGTGATCTTCAGGTATCAG AGTTACGCGGATGAGGATCACGACTTGACGGGAGTAATCGAGCACGCCTACCGTTCCATGGAGGACTTTCTCGCCGAGTGCCTCACCCTGGATCCCTCCTAG